One window from the genome of Maylandia zebra isolate NMK-2024a linkage group LG18, Mzebra_GT3a, whole genome shotgun sequence encodes:
- the LOC101486088 gene encoding uncharacterized protein LOC101486088 isoform X2: MKCEEEEGLDDQQMCNQESTSSMDQEDSEPPQIKEEQDELWISQEEERLVVKQETEGIIIWTGGELDIMWKPEIKLHRIDLPQQYMCMEEEAMNNQQVDNQDRNSSLNQVDPDPPQIKEEPEELCTSQEGEQLVLKQEADIFIVTPIFKESDHSESEANCDHLLSYNSPEPESQDQKESEHVQTGSTRYAEPKKRRHHSNKTDNCPVTESQCKTDISEKSLKCDTCGKTFQYKYRLTKHLRVHTGEKPYSCSTCGKRFSQLIHVKSHMAIHTGEKPYSCSSCGRRFTKKSTLDHHERIHTGEKPYSCSTCGKGFSQTIHLKTHMRIHTGEKPYSCETCGKCFSDSSAFRVHVRIHTGEKPYSCIACGKSFRHMINLKTHMRIHTGEKPYFCGTCGKGFTQRKHLKTHIRIHTGEKPYSCSTCGKEFRDQSTLRKHIKTHTGDKPRSFDTCEKRCSQTNIETHTA, translated from the exons ATgaagtgtgaggaagaggagggtctGGATGACCAGCAGATGTGTAACCAGGAGAGTACCTCCAGTATGGACCAGGAGGACTCGGAGCCtccacagattaaagaggaacaggaTGAACTCTGGATCAGTCAGGAGGAAGAACGGCTTGTAGTGAAGCAGGAGACTGAAGGCATCATCATCTGGACTGGGGGAGAGCTAGATATTATGTGGAAGCCTGAAATAAAATTACACAGAATAG ATCTCCCGCAACAATATATGTGTATGGAGGAGGAGGCTATGAATAACCAGCAGGTTGATAACCAAGATAGAAACTCCAGTCTGAACCAGGTCGACCCAGATCCTCCACAAATTAAAGAGGAACCGGAGGAACTCTGCACCagtcaggagggagagcagcttGTTCTGAAGCAGGAGGCTGATATCTTTATAGTGACTCCTATTTTTAAGGAAAGTGACCACAGTGAATCAGAAGCAAACTGTGACCATCTCCTTTCTTACAACTCTCCTGAACCAGAGAGCCAAGATCAGAAAGAAAGTGAGCATGTGCAGACAGGATCAACTAGATATGCAGAGCCGAAGAAGAGAAGACATCACAGTAACAAAACAGATAACTGTCCAGTGACGGAGAGTCAGTGCAAAACTGACATAAGTGaaaagtcattaaaatgtgacacctgtggaaaaacttttcaGTATAAATACAGGCTGACTAAGCATCTAAgagttcacacaggtgagaaacctTATTCTTGCAGCACTTGTGGGAAAAGATTCAGTCAGCTCATACATGTGAAAAGCCATATGGCaattcacacaggtgaaaaGCCATATTCTTGCAGCTCTTGTGGGAGAAGATTCACAAAGAAATCAACTTTAGATCATCATGAAAggattcacacaggtgagaaacccTATTCTTGTAGCACCTGTGGCAAAGGTTTCAGTCAGACGATACACTTGAAAACTCACATGAGAatccacacaggtgagaagccctATTCTTGTGAAACCTGTGGGAAATGTTTCAGTGACTCATCAGCATTCAGAGTTCATGTTAGAATTCACACTGGTGAGAAACCTTATTCTTGCATTGCTTGTGGGAAAAGTTTCCGTCACATGATAAACTTGAAAACTCACATGAGAATTCACACAGGCGAGAAGCCCTATTTTTGTGGGACCTGTGGGAAAGGATTTACTCAGAGAAAACACTTGAAAACTCACATCAGAATCCACACAGGTGAAAAGCCATATTCATGTAGCACCTGTGGAAAAGAATTTAGAGATCAGTCAACATtaagaaaacatatcaaaacCCACACAGGGGACAAGCCACGTTCTTTTGACACCTGTGAGAAAAGATGCAGTCAGACAAACATAGAAACTCACACAGCTTAA
- the LOC101486088 gene encoding uncharacterized protein LOC101486088 isoform X4, producing the protein MCMEEEAMNNQQVDNQDRNSSLNQVDPDPPQIKEEPEELCTSQEGEQLVLKQEADIFIVTPIFKESDHSESEANCDHLLSYNSPEPESQDQKESEHVQTGSTRYAEPKKRRHHSNKTDNCPVTESQCKTDISEKSLKCDTCGKTFQYKYRLTKHLRVHTGEKPYSCSTCGKRFSQLIHVKSHMAIHTGEKPYSCSSCGRRFTKKSTLDHHERIHTGEKPYSCSTCGKGFSQTIHLKTHMRIHTGEKPYSCETCGKCFSDSSAFRVHVRIHTGEKPYSCIACGKSFRHMINLKTHMRIHTGEKPYFCGTCGKGFTQRKHLKTHIRIHTGEKPYSCSTCGKEFRDQSTLRKHIKTHTGDKPRSFDTCEKRCSQTNIETHTA; encoded by the coding sequence ATGTGTATGGAGGAGGAGGCTATGAATAACCAGCAGGTTGATAACCAAGATAGAAACTCCAGTCTGAACCAGGTCGACCCAGATCCTCCACAAATTAAAGAGGAACCGGAGGAACTCTGCACCagtcaggagggagagcagcttGTTCTGAAGCAGGAGGCTGATATCTTTATAGTGACTCCTATTTTTAAGGAAAGTGACCACAGTGAATCAGAAGCAAACTGTGACCATCTCCTTTCTTACAACTCTCCTGAACCAGAGAGCCAAGATCAGAAAGAAAGTGAGCATGTGCAGACAGGATCAACTAGATATGCAGAGCCGAAGAAGAGAAGACATCACAGTAACAAAACAGATAACTGTCCAGTGACGGAGAGTCAGTGCAAAACTGACATAAGTGaaaagtcattaaaatgtgacacctgtggaaaaacttttcaGTATAAATACAGGCTGACTAAGCATCTAAgagttcacacaggtgagaaacctTATTCTTGCAGCACTTGTGGGAAAAGATTCAGTCAGCTCATACATGTGAAAAGCCATATGGCaattcacacaggtgaaaaGCCATATTCTTGCAGCTCTTGTGGGAGAAGATTCACAAAGAAATCAACTTTAGATCATCATGAAAggattcacacaggtgagaaacccTATTCTTGTAGCACCTGTGGCAAAGGTTTCAGTCAGACGATACACTTGAAAACTCACATGAGAatccacacaggtgagaagccctATTCTTGTGAAACCTGTGGGAAATGTTTCAGTGACTCATCAGCATTCAGAGTTCATGTTAGAATTCACACTGGTGAGAAACCTTATTCTTGCATTGCTTGTGGGAAAAGTTTCCGTCACATGATAAACTTGAAAACTCACATGAGAATTCACACAGGCGAGAAGCCCTATTTTTGTGGGACCTGTGGGAAAGGATTTACTCAGAGAAAACACTTGAAAACTCACATCAGAATCCACACAGGTGAAAAGCCATATTCATGTAGCACCTGTGGAAAAGAATTTAGAGATCAGTCAACATtaagaaaacatatcaaaacCCACACAGGGGACAAGCCACGTTCTTTTGACACCTGTGAGAAAAGATGCAGTCAGACAAACATAGAAACTCACACAGCTTAA